A section of the bacterium genome encodes:
- a CDS encoding DUF4032 domain-containing protein: protein EWYTRVYLPTVEELRARRLLRYFPGRSLGDLFVYLGDHKWIMSKAAGRDVGTAAAIESFAGYLQGCHRPGAFARWLGDWRA from the coding sequence CGAGTGGTATACGCGCGTCTACCTCCCCACGGTGGAAGAATTGCGCGCAAGGCGTCTCCTGCGGTACTTCCCCGGCCGTTCGCTCGGCGACCTGTTCGTCTATCTTGGAGACCACAAGTGGATCATGAGCAAGGCTGCCGGACGAGACGTCGGCACCGCGGCCGCCATCGAGAGCTTCGCCGGGTACCTGCAGGGCTGTCACCGGCCCGGGGCGTTCGCCCGTTGGCTGGGGGACTGGCGAGCGTGA